From Planctomycetota bacterium, a single genomic window includes:
- a CDS encoding RNA polymerase sigma factor, translating to MTATDDASHAADPEETSDDQLVAALKAGDSSAADQLVDRHTPALLGYLRRIARGDASLAEDLHQATWLSVLEHLDQFDESAAGPGFKPWLFRIATNKAHDHFRRTGRERRRVDRVANDPTLTPDDAEAADADVLRAEQAEAIRHLVLELPDPQRRVVELRCFAGLTFKEIADTLDCPLNTALGRMHKAVKKLRLAMESPQ from the coding sequence ATGACCGCCACGGACGACGCCAGCCACGCCGCCGATCCAGAAGAGACATCCGACGACCAGCTCGTGGCCGCGCTCAAAGCCGGGGACTCCAGCGCGGCTGACCAGCTCGTCGATCGTCACACGCCCGCGTTGCTCGGCTATCTCCGCCGAATCGCCCGTGGCGACGCCTCGCTAGCCGAAGACCTGCATCAGGCGACGTGGCTGAGCGTGCTGGAGCACCTCGACCAGTTCGACGAATCCGCCGCTGGCCCGGGTTTCAAGCCGTGGCTGTTCCGTATCGCGACCAACAAGGCCCACGACCACTTTCGCCGCACGGGTCGGGAGCGGCGGCGAGTCGACCGCGTCGCCAACGATCCGACGCTCACGCCCGACGACGCCGAGGCCGCTGATGCGGACGTGCTGCGTGCCGAGCAGGCCGAGGCGATTCGGCATCTGGTGCTGGAGCTGCCCGACCCACAGCGACGCGTCGTGGAGCTTCGGTGCTTCGCGGGCCTGACGTTCAAGGAGATCGCCGACACGCTCGACTGTCCGCTCAACACGGCGCTGGGTCGCATGCACAAGGCGGTCAAAAAGTTACGTCTGGCGATGGAGTCGCCGCAATAG
- a CDS encoding glycosyltransferase has translation MPDDPQRDPADASPGLSSEPHGGYRGYFCLISTHGYVAAEAKLGQPDTGGQVVYVLEVAKALRLLGYRIDVVTRQFEGQPEVDEMGEGIRVLRIPFGGEKFIVKENFHDIVEEGIANLLKKIDADGLQYELVSSHYWDAGVIGQAVADKLDIPHVHTPHSLGAWKREQMNDQNTPPDKFETYRFDERIEAETKLFAKCDHLIATSHQQEDRFFNYYGIPDEKVTVIPAGLDETRFKPLPDESIPAVRERLGFEEHDILALGRMARNKGYDLLIKAMPRLMELVPGARLVMAVGHNDSKQDQKQIDELRRLAASLGVTDHVVFYGYVSDDDLPDVYRAAAVYALPSRYEPFGMTAVEAMACGTASVITTRGGLRESVEFGTHALWADPEREGELAYCLALPLLYQAIRDQLEEQGSTWARKNFAWRGIARQMLDVFSRDDVLNRRLEAGAPRRGVAKRLPASRSGAGELLR, from the coding sequence TCTGCCTCATCAGCACCCACGGCTACGTCGCCGCCGAGGCCAAGCTCGGGCAGCCCGACACCGGCGGACAGGTCGTCTACGTCCTCGAAGTTGCGAAAGCCCTGCGCCTCCTCGGCTACCGCATCGACGTCGTCACCCGCCAGTTCGAAGGCCAGCCCGAGGTCGACGAGATGGGCGAGGGCATCCGCGTCCTGCGCATTCCGTTCGGCGGCGAGAAGTTCATCGTCAAGGAGAACTTCCACGACATCGTCGAAGAGGGCATCGCCAACCTGCTCAAGAAAATCGACGCCGACGGGCTGCAGTACGAGCTGGTCAGCAGCCACTACTGGGATGCGGGCGTCATCGGGCAGGCGGTCGCGGACAAGCTGGACATTCCGCACGTCCACACGCCGCACAGTCTGGGCGCGTGGAAGCGCGAGCAGATGAACGACCAGAACACGCCGCCCGACAAGTTCGAGACCTACCGCTTCGACGAGCGCATCGAGGCCGAGACGAAGCTGTTTGCCAAGTGCGACCACCTCATCGCGACCAGCCACCAGCAGGAAGACCGTTTCTTCAACTACTACGGCATTCCCGACGAAAAGGTGACCGTCATCCCGGCGGGCTTGGACGAAACCCGCTTCAAGCCACTGCCGGATGAGAGCATCCCCGCCGTCCGGGAGCGATTGGGCTTCGAGGAGCACGACATCCTGGCCCTTGGACGCATGGCTCGGAACAAGGGGTACGACCTGCTCATCAAAGCCATGCCTCGGCTGATGGAGCTGGTTCCCGGCGCACGCCTGGTCATGGCCGTCGGGCACAACGACTCGAAGCAGGATCAGAAGCAGATCGACGAGCTCCGCCGCCTCGCCGCGAGTCTCGGCGTGACGGACCACGTCGTCTTCTACGGCTACGTCAGCGATGACGACCTGCCCGACGTCTACCGCGCCGCCGCCGTCTACGCCTTGCCCAGCCGCTACGAGCCCTTCGGCATGACCGCCGTGGAGGCGATGGCGTGCGGGACGGCGTCGGTCATCACGACGCGTGGCGGCCTGCGGGAGTCGGTCGAGTTCGGCACGCACGCGCTCTGGGCCGACCCTGAGCGTGAGGGCGAACTGGCGTACTGCCTCGCCTTACCGCTTCTGTATCAAGCGATTCGCGACCAGCTCGAGGAGCAGGGCAGCACCTGGGCCCGAAAGAACTTCGCCTGGCGTGGCATCGCCCGGCAGATGCTCGACGTCTTCAGCCGCGACGACGTCCTCAACCGCCGCCTCGAAGCCGGCGCCCCGCGTCGCGGCGTCGCCAAACGCCTCCCCGCAAGCCGCAGTGGTGCTGGTGAGTTGTTGCGGTAG